From a single Bremerella cremea genomic region:
- a CDS encoding GNAT family N-acetyltransferase → MIRAYHEQDLNDLLDIWWEASVIAHPFLTEEFLTQERENIPNIYLPIAETWVYEKQGKVVGFIALLGNEVGAIFVHPDHQKVGIGRSLMDKAVALRGMVELEVFVDNPNGRAFYEHYGFVMLEQKHHEATQQQVLRLRFNGRDTNSN, encoded by the coding sequence GTGATCCGAGCCTACCACGAACAAGATCTGAATGACCTATTGGATATTTGGTGGGAGGCATCCGTCATTGCCCACCCTTTTCTCACGGAAGAGTTTCTCACGCAGGAGCGGGAGAACATTCCCAATATCTATTTGCCGATCGCGGAAACGTGGGTATACGAAAAACAGGGGAAGGTGGTTGGTTTTATTGCTTTGCTCGGAAACGAGGTTGGTGCGATTTTTGTTCATCCCGACCATCAAAAAGTGGGTATTGGGCGATCACTCATGGATAAAGCTGTAGCGCTGCGGGGTATGGTCGAATTAGAGGTTTTCGTGGACAACCCGAACGGACGAGCATTCTACGAGCACTACGGCTTTGTGATGCTGGAACAGAAACACCACGAGGCAACCCAGCAGCAGGTTTTGCGTCTACGCTTTAATGGCCGGGACACAAATTCCAACTAG
- the mqnE gene encoding aminofutalosine synthase MqnE, which translates to MIRADKITLDTIGKKVENGERLNLDEGVFLYNDDVPLNEVAELANLVRERKNGNFAYYNINTHLNPTNICVYRCNFCAFRADLRDPRGYVMSDEQILARGQEAIDNGCTEMHIVGGLHHQKKFDWYVNMVRILHDTYPKLHLKAWTAVEINWFEFLTKKSVREVLQELQDAGLGSMPGGGAEIFHREVRDQICEHKADTGKWHEIHRTAHEMGIKTNATMLYGHIENAYHRIDHLIRLRETQDVTGGFQTFIPLAFHPDNTELAELKKLKKPSGLMDLRTMAVSRLMLDNFQHIKAYWIMLGLGTAQTALSYGADDIDGTVRHELIYHDAGATTPEVMSVDDIRRLIEEAGREPVERDTVYNRVIRDPQNMSEWTTGEPVEVMN; encoded by the coding sequence GATGTCCCGCTGAACGAAGTCGCCGAGTTGGCCAACTTGGTCCGCGAGCGGAAGAACGGCAACTTTGCGTATTACAACATCAATACGCACTTAAACCCCACCAACATCTGCGTCTATCGCTGTAACTTCTGCGCATTTCGGGCCGACCTGAGGGACCCACGTGGCTATGTGATGAGCGACGAGCAGATCTTGGCCCGCGGCCAGGAAGCGATCGACAACGGCTGTACCGAGATGCACATTGTCGGTGGTTTGCACCACCAGAAGAAGTTCGACTGGTACGTGAACATGGTCCGGATTCTGCACGACACGTACCCCAAGTTGCACCTCAAGGCCTGGACCGCCGTCGAGATCAACTGGTTCGAGTTCCTTACCAAGAAGTCGGTTCGCGAAGTGCTGCAGGAACTGCAAGACGCTGGTCTGGGCAGCATGCCAGGTGGCGGTGCCGAAATCTTCCACCGCGAAGTCCGCGACCAGATTTGCGAACACAAGGCCGACACCGGCAAGTGGCACGAGATCCATCGCACCGCGCACGAGATGGGCATCAAGACCAACGCCACCATGCTGTACGGGCACATTGAAAACGCTTACCACCGCATCGACCACTTAATCCGTCTGCGCGAAACACAAGACGTGACCGGCGGTTTTCAAACGTTCATCCCACTGGCCTTCCACCCTGATAACACCGAACTGGCCGAACTCAAAAAACTGAAGAAGCCTTCCGGTTTGATGGACCTGCGAACGATGGCCGTTTCGCGATTGATGCTCGACAACTTCCAGCACATCAAAGCGTACTGGATCATGCTCGGTTTGGGCACGGCTCAAACGGCCCTCTCGTACGGAGCCGACGACATCGACGGTACCGTGCGGCACGAGTTGATCTACCACGATGCCGGCGCCACCACGCCTGAGGTTATGTCGGTGGATGACATCCGCCGCTTGATCGAAGAAGCTGGCCGCGAACCGGTCGAACGCGACACCGTCTACAACCGCGTGATCCGCGATCCGCAGAACATGTCGGAATGGACCACCGGCGAACCGGTTGAAGTGATGAACTAG
- a CDS encoding DUF4272 domain-containing protein: MSSTPTLVNAYCTRRNPPPLEFPHQLLSHRNHHDPKLATHLQEFIGFVCQGGQREMTETLYHVIQHLERVQNQYSLEIYPEHFDKLGNWARAANAVLLMQDFNVCDPTGKLLVSHTDGSYDDDAEVPYTEEALQRKERITTELGELALHPYEGLPPVIAESEVDLRPADEVARRALALMAVAVRAESLASDEPLPVSEIRQRLPQAFGSFTPVEKAFMEAESPDQQSVINHAWRYECLYVLQWALGHFDELQFPNTICDVTQVAGDILNRDRAAMIAEAKLRPTTEILDQADRYFRLHWIARQPSLKGEPTPAGLDIGVISERRHALNWLIRHQNADWDDVNCST, encoded by the coding sequence ATGAGTTCCACGCCCACGCTGGTCAATGCCTACTGCACACGCCGCAATCCGCCTCCCCTAGAATTCCCTCACCAACTGCTCAGCCACCGCAATCACCATGACCCGAAGTTGGCGACGCACCTGCAAGAGTTCATCGGCTTCGTTTGCCAAGGTGGCCAACGTGAAATGACCGAAACGCTGTATCATGTGATCCAGCATCTCGAACGGGTGCAGAACCAATACAGCCTGGAAATCTATCCCGAGCACTTCGACAAGCTTGGCAACTGGGCACGGGCAGCCAACGCCGTGCTCTTGATGCAAGACTTCAACGTCTGCGATCCGACCGGCAAGCTGCTTGTCTCGCACACCGATGGTAGCTACGACGACGATGCGGAGGTCCCCTACACGGAAGAAGCCCTTCAGCGAAAAGAACGCATCACTACCGAACTCGGCGAACTGGCCCTTCATCCGTACGAGGGTTTACCGCCAGTAATTGCCGAAAGCGAAGTCGACCTGCGACCTGCCGACGAGGTCGCTCGCCGGGCGCTTGCTTTGATGGCGGTTGCCGTCCGGGCGGAATCTTTAGCTTCGGATGAACCTCTTCCGGTTTCAGAAATTCGACAACGCCTTCCTCAAGCCTTCGGTTCGTTCACGCCGGTAGAGAAGGCTTTCATGGAAGCAGAATCTCCCGATCAGCAGTCGGTAATCAACCATGCTTGGCGGTACGAATGCTTGTACGTCTTGCAGTGGGCTCTAGGGCATTTCGACGAACTTCAATTTCCCAATACGATTTGCGATGTCACCCAGGTAGCCGGAGACATCCTTAACCGCGATCGAGCGGCGATGATTGCGGAAGCAAAGCTTCGCCCGACCACTGAGATCTTAGATCAGGCTGATCGCTACTTTCGTCTCCACTGGATCGCCCGCCAGCCGTCGTTGAAAGGCGAGCCAACCCCTGCTGGTCTTGATATCGGCGTGATTTCAGAACGCCGCCACGCGTTGAACTGGCTCATCCGCCACCAGAACGCCGATTGGGACGACGTTAATTGCTCGACTTAG